In Metasolibacillus fluoroglycofenilyticus, a single window of DNA contains:
- a CDS encoding HIT family protein, with the protein MSECLFCKIIDGSIPSIKVYEDEHVYAFMDIMPLTKGHTLLIPKKHCRDLFEMPEDVASHLYAAAPKVAKAIQSAFNPIGLNTVNNNGAAAGQTVFHYHLHFIPRYDETDGLRLVWTTTQPSKEELAEAAEAIREFI; encoded by the coding sequence ATGAGTGAGTGCCTATTTTGTAAAATTATTGACGGGTCTATCCCAAGTATAAAAGTATATGAGGACGAGCATGTATACGCTTTTATGGACATTATGCCTTTAACAAAAGGTCATACATTATTAATTCCGAAAAAGCATTGCCGTGATTTATTTGAAATGCCTGAAGATGTTGCTAGCCACTTATACGCAGCGGCACCGAAAGTAGCAAAAGCAATTCAATCAGCCTTCAATCCTATCGGTTTAAACACAGTAAACAATAACGGAGCTGCTGCTGGACAAACTGTTTTCCATTATCACCTGCACTTCATTCCACGCTACGATGAGACGGATGGCTTACGCTTAGTTTGGACAACAACACAGCCTTCTAAAGAAGAGCTAGCAGAGGCTGCTGAAGCGATACGTGAATTCATCTAA
- a CDS encoding ABC transporter permease, with amino-acid sequence MNNMHNIWKVRFGHFVNEVQKYMRFIVTGHIAIVFVFVAGAAGYQYSEWLKVAPASFPAEWLVAATVGILLAFSRPTTLIKEPDQVYLLPLETQMPVYFKKAVNWTFWSQLIIPAVVYIVTIPLLKTVTELSSLQIWLGLAFIIALKYLNVVIEFNYRFANRGQAIVVDRLARGLLSILAIETALTSSVYLAAIYLVIFFAYKMSLQKRVIGQPVPYEHFVHLEQNRMLRFYRFANYFTDVPHLRGTIRRRAWLDSAYKWIAFSSKNTQLYLVFRTFIRTDDHFYLWLRLTAIAAVITAFVDIAIVAWIVVAALAFATTLQLKVALLSNGEFRMDMLFPIAPTQRLKAVEKLLRITSVVQSIIVTLCAIAQPHFYMIPIIIIVVSELTLRLSKK; translated from the coding sequence ATGAACAACATGCATAATATATGGAAGGTGCGCTTCGGGCATTTTGTTAATGAAGTGCAGAAATATATGCGCTTTATTGTGACGGGTCATATTGCAATTGTTTTCGTTTTCGTTGCAGGAGCAGCAGGCTATCAATATAGTGAATGGCTGAAGGTAGCCCCAGCTAGCTTCCCTGCCGAATGGTTAGTAGCTGCCACTGTTGGCATTTTACTTGCATTTAGCCGCCCGACAACGCTTATAAAGGAACCAGACCAAGTTTATTTATTGCCGCTAGAAACACAGATGCCCGTCTATTTTAAAAAGGCTGTCAATTGGACGTTTTGGTCCCAGCTCATTATCCCTGCTGTTGTGTATATTGTTACGATACCACTTTTAAAAACGGTGACGGAACTATCGTCATTGCAAATTTGGCTAGGTCTAGCCTTTATCATTGCTTTAAAGTATTTGAATGTCGTGATTGAGTTCAATTATCGCTTTGCTAACCGTGGACAGGCCATTGTGGTGGATCGTTTAGCAAGGGGGTTATTATCAATCTTAGCCATTGAAACAGCACTCACATCGAGCGTATATTTGGCAGCAATTTATCTAGTCATATTTTTTGCTTATAAAATGTCGCTACAAAAGAGAGTAATAGGGCAGCCTGTACCGTACGAGCATTTTGTGCATTTGGAGCAAAATCGGATGTTGCGCTTTTACCGTTTTGCTAACTACTTTACAGATGTACCTCATTTACGTGGTACAATTCGTCGACGTGCTTGGCTGGATAGTGCCTATAAATGGATTGCATTTTCGAGTAAAAACACACAGCTTTATTTAGTATTCCGTACATTTATTCGGACGGACGACCATTTTTATTTATGGCTGCGCCTAACTGCGATTGCCGCAGTAATTACAGCTTTTGTTGATATCGCAATCGTGGCATGGATTGTTGTGGCAGCACTTGCCTTTGCGACAACATTGCAATTAAAGGTAGCGCTGCTATCGAATGGCGAGTTTCGCATGGATATGTTATTCCCAATTGCTCCAACACAGCGTTTGAAAGCTGTAGAAAAGCTATTGCGTATAACGAGTGTAGTGCAGTCCATTATTGTAACACTCTGTGCAATCGCTCAACCGCATTTTTATATGATTCCAATTATTATCATTGTCGTAAGTGAATTAACGCTACGATTATCGAAAAAATAG
- the hemE gene encoding uroporphyrinogen decarboxylase has product MKTFNDTLLRAARGERTEHTPVWYMRQAGRSQPEYREIKEKYSLEEITMQPELCAYVTRLPVEQYDVDAAILYKDIVTPLPGIGVDVKIKAGVGPVISNPIRSVQDVEKLGEFNAQEHTPYVLETIKMLTQEQLSVPLIGFGGAPFTLASYMIEGGPSRNYAKTKSFMVSEPQAWFTLMDKLADMIIVDITAQVEAGAKAIQIFDSWVGALNVADYRIFIKPVMTRIFSELRKLNVPLIQFGVGASHLVNEWHDLPIDVVGLDWRLSIQEARAKGITKPVQGNLDPTMLVASWDVLEARAKEIIDQGLEASGHIFNLGHGVFPDVEPAVLKRLTAFIHEYSREQIAKRG; this is encoded by the coding sequence ATGAAAACATTTAATGATACATTGCTAAGAGCAGCGCGCGGGGAACGTACAGAACACACGCCAGTATGGTATATGCGACAAGCAGGGCGTTCGCAGCCAGAGTACCGAGAAATTAAAGAAAAATATTCGCTTGAAGAAATTACAATGCAGCCAGAGCTATGTGCTTACGTAACTCGTTTACCTGTAGAGCAGTATGATGTGGATGCTGCTATTCTTTATAAAGATATTGTCACGCCATTACCAGGAATCGGTGTGGATGTGAAAATTAAAGCGGGTGTTGGACCAGTCATTTCTAATCCCATTCGTTCTGTGCAAGATGTTGAAAAGCTAGGGGAGTTTAATGCACAGGAGCACACACCTTACGTATTAGAAACAATTAAAATGCTGACACAAGAGCAATTGAGCGTACCGTTAATCGGTTTCGGTGGTGCACCGTTTACATTAGCAAGTTATATGATTGAAGGAGGCCCTTCACGCAATTACGCAAAAACAAAATCTTTCATGGTATCAGAGCCGCAAGCTTGGTTCACTTTAATGGACAAGTTGGCAGATATGATTATTGTTGATATTACTGCGCAAGTCGAAGCGGGTGCGAAGGCTATTCAAATTTTTGATTCGTGGGTAGGCGCATTGAATGTAGCTGATTATCGAATCTTTATCAAGCCTGTTATGACGCGTATTTTTAGTGAGCTACGCAAATTAAATGTACCACTTATTCAATTTGGTGTAGGCGCTAGTCATTTAGTAAATGAATGGCATGACTTACCGATTGACGTAGTAGGCTTGGATTGGCGCTTATCCATTCAAGAGGCGCGCGCGAAAGGTATTACAAAGCCAGTACAAGGAAATTTAGACCCAACAATGCTAGTAGCAAGCTGGGATGTACTTGAAGCGAGAGCGAAGGAAATTATCGATCAAGGTTTAGAGGCATCTGGCCATATTTTCAACTTAGGCCATGGCGTATTCCCAGACGTTGAGCCAGCAGTTTTGAAGCGTCTAACTGCGTTTATTCACGAATATAGCCGCGAGCAAATTGCGAAGCGCGGATAA
- the hemH gene encoding ferrochelatase, translating to MKQVRGLLVMAYGTPYKEEDIERYYTHIRHGRKPAQEDIDDLAERYRAIGGISPLAKMTEAQANALCARLNEVQDEVEYKVFIGLKHIEPFVEDAVEAMVKEGITDAVSIVLAPHFSTFSIKSYNGRAQEAAEKLGGTLTIKSVEAWYDEPKFIKYWQQAVDGELAKMSEEERANCCLIVSNHSLPEKIKLAGDPYEEQLIETARLIKEASAIENIAVGWQSEGKTPEPWLGPDVQDLTRDLFKEHGYKAFIYAPVGFVTEHLEVLYDNDFECKVVCDELGVGYYRPTMPNTHTLFIDAMVDAINKKLA from the coding sequence ATGAAACAAGTACGAGGATTATTAGTAATGGCATACGGTACGCCATATAAGGAAGAAGATATTGAACGCTATTATACACATATCCGCCATGGACGTAAGCCAGCACAAGAGGATATTGATGATTTAGCAGAGCGCTATCGTGCAATTGGTGGTATTTCACCATTAGCAAAAATGACGGAGGCACAAGCTAATGCATTATGTGCACGCTTGAACGAAGTGCAGGACGAAGTAGAATATAAAGTATTTATCGGCTTAAAGCACATCGAGCCATTCGTGGAAGATGCAGTAGAAGCGATGGTAAAAGAAGGTATTACGGATGCTGTTTCAATCGTATTAGCACCGCACTTCTCTACATTTTCTATTAAATCCTATAATGGACGTGCACAGGAAGCGGCTGAAAAACTAGGCGGTACTTTAACAATTAAATCAGTGGAAGCTTGGTATGATGAGCCAAAATTTATTAAATATTGGCAACAAGCAGTCGATGGTGAACTAGCAAAAATGTCTGAGGAAGAGCGAGCGAACTGCTGTTTAATCGTTTCAAACCATTCCCTGCCTGAGAAAATTAAACTTGCTGGCGATCCGTATGAAGAGCAGTTAATTGAAACAGCACGTTTAATTAAAGAGGCGTCAGCAATAGAAAATATTGCAGTAGGCTGGCAGTCAGAAGGAAAAACCCCAGAACCTTGGTTAGGACCTGACGTACAAGATTTAACACGTGATTTATTTAAAGAGCATGGCTATAAAGCATTCATTTATGCTCCAGTTGGATTTGTTACAGAGCATTTAGAGGTGCTATATGACAATGACTTCGAATGTAAAGTAGTGTGTGATGAGCTAGGCGTAGGCTATTATCGACCAACAATGCCAAATACACATACATTATTTATTGATGCAATGGTAGATGCCATTAATAAAAAATTAGCATAA
- a CDS encoding antibiotic biosynthesis monooxygenase family protein, with protein MYIYFTSGTADFMEKVRAKHADEAIFIMHGEGNTVLIQESDKKKSVFAVPRKYEVLDAVGELHQKGYFVMNNIPVSDEGRPVFEHRFLNRAGAIEQEPGFIAFRLLRPLDSDTYIVLTQWAGPASFEAWQSSQAFKKAHSERPATSPAQNIFSGASYVTKYAAPLDEE; from the coding sequence ATGTATATTTACTTTACTTCTGGCACAGCAGATTTTATGGAGAAAGTACGAGCGAAGCATGCCGATGAAGCCATTTTCATTATGCACGGTGAAGGCAATACTGTGCTCATTCAAGAAAGTGATAAGAAAAAATCGGTATTTGCAGTACCGCGCAAATATGAGGTGCTTGATGCAGTGGGAGAATTACACCAAAAGGGTTACTTCGTTATGAACAATATCCCTGTCTCCGATGAAGGTCGTCCTGTTTTCGAGCACCGCTTTTTAAATCGCGCTGGCGCAATCGAACAGGAACCCGGCTTTATTGCATTTAGGCTACTACGACCATTAGATTCTGATACGTACATCGTTCTCACACAATGGGCTGGCCCCGCGTCCTTTGAAGCATGGCAATCCTCGCAGGCCTTTAAAAAAGCCCATAGCGAACGCCCAGCCACTTCGCCTGCCCAAAACATCTTTAGCGGCGCAAGCTATGTAACAAAATACGCTGCTCCCCTTGACGAAGAATAA
- a CDS encoding ABC transporter ATP-binding protein codes for MTILQVTNVTGGYTRKPVIKNLSFTIEKGELVGLIGLNGAGKSTTIKHIIGTLLPQAGEIRLNGVTLKQNMDEYRKAFSYIPETPILYDELTLKEHLELTAMAYGLDEKTLKERSTYLLKEFRMEKRLNWFPAHFSKGMRQKVMIMCAFLINPALYIVDEPFVGLDPLGIQSLLEQMDAKKREGASILMSTHILSTAEKYCDRIILLHEGHVRAQGTMNDLRAAFNMPNASLDDLYIAMTKEQDNEQHA; via the coding sequence ATGACAATTTTACAAGTGACGAACGTAACAGGTGGCTATACGCGTAAGCCTGTTATTAAAAATTTATCTTTTACAATTGAAAAAGGAGAGCTAGTGGGCTTAATCGGGCTCAATGGCGCGGGCAAAAGTACAACAATCAAACATATTATCGGCACGCTTTTACCGCAGGCAGGAGAAATTCGCCTGAATGGTGTGACGCTAAAACAAAATATGGATGAGTACCGAAAAGCTTTTTCCTATATTCCTGAAACGCCAATTTTATATGATGAGCTGACATTGAAGGAGCATTTAGAGCTTACTGCGATGGCTTATGGCTTGGATGAAAAAACATTAAAGGAGCGCTCTACCTATTTATTGAAGGAATTTAGAATGGAGAAGCGTTTAAATTGGTTTCCTGCGCATTTTTCAAAGGGGATGCGGCAGAAGGTGATGATTATGTGTGCCTTTTTAATTAACCCGGCACTTTATATTGTTGATGAGCCATTTGTTGGATTAGACCCGCTCGGTATTCAATCTCTTTTAGAGCAAATGGATGCGAAGAAGCGAGAGGGTGCTTCCATTTTAATGTCAACTCATATTTTATCAACGGCAGAAAAGTATTGTGACCGAATTATTTTATTACATGAGGGACATGTGCGTGCACAAGGGACGATGAATGATTTACGCGCGGCGTTTAACATGCCAAATGCGAGCCTAGACGATTTATATATTGCAATGACAAAGGAGCAAGACAATGAACAACATGCATAA